The Microscilla marina ATCC 23134 genome contains the following window.
CCTATGGTCGGTTCGTAATTGACCCATTCGTAATTAAACCATCTTACCGCAGGGTGACCTGAGCAATGCTCACCCCAAACTTTGAAAAACAACTTGTGTACGAGTTGTTGGGTTGGGTATAGGTCTGGCTGAAGCCTTAAGACCAATACGAGGAGGTTGTTTTTGGGATTGAATTGTCTTGCCTTGCCTATGGTCGGTCTGTAATTAACCAATTCGTAATTCCTTAGCATAAGCTGAAGGCAAAACTACTCACCCTCTGGTAAGTTGGGAAGTAAAATCTTGAAAGAAGTACCTTGACCTACCTGCGACGAAACATATACCCGTCCTTTGATCTTACGAATGGCTTGTTTGGTAATGTACAGCCCCAGTCCGGAGCCGTACGATTTTTGGGTGGCACGAAAAAACATATCAAATATTTGCCCTATAAACTTGTCCTCAATACCACGTCCGTTGTCGGTAAAGGTAAGGGTAGCCCCTTTTTCGCTCAACTCAATGTCTATTTTCAGAAAAGGATTGCCAATATCAGGGTTTTGGTACTTAATAGCGTTTGACATCATGTTTTGGAAAATAATGCCCAAACGCGAATAATTACTATAGAATGTATGTCCGTTTTTTACAATATCAGTGGTGATTTGTACCCGATTGGCATCTTTCATAAATTGGTGATTCTCAAGAGTTTCTTCAATTAACTCCTCAAAATCAATTTCCTCGATCGTCATTTCCAGGCGACTGTTGCGCGATAGGTTGGTAAGGTCAGAAATAAAATTATCCAGCTTCTTCGCGCTCTTTTCCATCATTCCGAGGTAATTCTCCCGCTCTTCACTGCTTGGCTCAATCCTGATGAGCGACACCAGCCCCAAAATAGATCGGAGTGGTGCCCTCAGATCGTGCGATGCCCGATATACAAAACTATCCAGCTCAGAGTTGGCGCGTTTTAGCTCGTTTTCCCGTTCCTTTTTTTGGCTGATATTTTTTAAAAAAGCAGTGGCTCCCCGCGATATTCCACTTGTACTGACAATAGGGTTGATTGAAGCCTCAAAGTACACCGTAGTATGGGTAAGTTCCAGTGCAAACTCCTCGTTTATCCGGTCGCCACTGAGCACTTTTTCAAAAAGCTGTTGCCAGTTTGCACGAAATTCTTCTGGTAGCTTTTCAATCAGGTTGTCTCCAATTTTGACTGTGTTGTCGAGGTGGGTTTTAAAAATCTTCTGTAAAGCAGTGTTTACTGTAGTAATATTAAGTGAGGCATCTACCGACCATATTCCATCATCGGTGTTCTCTATCAATGCTTCCAGTTTTGCCCGACTTTCGCGAATTTTCATTTCAGCCTTTTTCCTTTCGGTAATATCGGTAGCAGTAAAGCAAACTTGAGCCACAGTTCCGTGGTCGTTATAAATAGGAATATAGCTATAAGAAAAGAAAAGACGACTACCGCCCAGGTTTAGGTTAGCTTCATCCTCTACAAGTTGTCCTTGGGTTACTTTTGCCCAGTCTTGTACCAGTTGCTGTAGTATTTCCTCCGGAAAAAGCAGGGTCCACTTTTGTTTCAGCTTTAGTTGCCCTGGCCAAAAACGGTCAAAAAGTTCAGAGGCTTTTTTGTTATAAGTCTGCACCTCACTTTGAGCATTGAGCAATACAAATACCTGGTTGGCATTGTCAAAAATCACTTGAAAGTTTTGTTCTGATGCTTTGAGCGCCTGTTCCGTTTCTTTTTGGGTGGTAATGTCCCGATTGATTGATAAAATGCCCACCGCTTGATTTTGACGATCTTTGAGGTTGAGCACCGTAGCCTGACTAATGCCAGAAGAGCCATCTTTTCTCACAAAGCCTACTTCACCACTCCATTTCCCGTGCTTTTTCAAAGCATCGAGCACAAGGTCACGCCCGGTGTCTTTGTTGGTACTTCGAAAAATAGTGCTGGCATTTTTCTGGGCAATTTCGTTCTGGCTGTAGCCAAACACATTGGTAGAGGCAGGGTTCCATTCCTGAATATTGCCATCATGGTCAGTAATGACCAAGGCATCGTTTAAGTTGGCAAAAGTGAGGGCTTGCTTCCACAAGTGTTGTTGAGACTCGTGTCGTTCAATGGCAAGACTAGTAAGGCTTACACTGGTTTTTATAACATTCCATTCCAGTTCTGAAGGCAAGCTAGAGCGCAGGCTGTT
Protein-coding sequences here:
- a CDS encoding PAS domain S-box protein — protein: MSLQKILIVEDQRIVAKDLEVRLHKLGYEVVDSVITGDAAIESARLYKPDLILMDILIEGDIDGIETAHRILAENPIPIIYLTAQADNQTFKRATESAPYGYILKPFQQREIEVTIKTVLNRARMEKVLRSSETQLRASNEKFEHFFANSLEGAAFRMLEEPLDWENHPDKEQALSEAIHNLRITKVNQAMLEQYHMTEEDFLGTSLIDLFSNNKEFIKEALGQLFTLKQLPIKAHEQRPDGSHIWVNGNTSCFLNEEGHILGVFILQRDVTREKLTQDLIQNQAQILEKIAKDSSIDKTLEHICQNIDQLIDSACCAILGVDRFQPLTKLKVLAAPRLNSTQKEALAAFDLESTNGQKLLNGEKLIFDNIDEAGFTDKFKGFASANQWKASWFIPILSTDKQLQSILMINSLRSSLPSELEWNVIKTSVSLTSLAIERHESQQHLWKQALTFANLNDALVITDHDGNIQEWNPASTNVFGYSQNEIAQKNASTIFRSTNKDTGRDLVLDALKKHGKWSGEVGFVRKDGSSGISQATVLNLKDRQNQAVGILSINRDITTQKETEQALKASEQNFQVIFDNANQVFVLLNAQSEVQTYNKKASELFDRFWPGQLKLKQKWTLLFPEEILQQLVQDWAKVTQGQLVEDEANLNLGGSRLFFSYSYIPIYNDHGTVAQVCFTATDITERKKAEMKIRESRAKLEALIENTDDGIWSVDASLNITTVNTALQKIFKTHLDNTVKIGDNLIEKLPEEFRANWQQLFEKVLSGDRINEEFALELTHTTVYFEASINPIVSTSGISRGATAFLKNISQKKERENELKRANSELDSFVYRASHDLRAPLRSILGLVSLIRIEPSSEERENYLGMMEKSAKKLDNFISDLTNLSRNSRLEMTIEEIDFEELIEETLENHQFMKDANRVQITTDIVKNGHTFYSNYSRLGIIFQNMMSNAIKYQNPDIGNPFLKIDIELSEKGATLTFTDNGRGIEDKFIGQIFDMFFRATQKSYGSGLGLYITKQAIRKIKGRVYVSSQVGQGTSFKILLPNLPEGE